GATAAGGATGATGAGTCCGGGACCCTTTACGGTTTGAAATTTGCCGAGAAAGAATACGACAGCCCGCTCGTACTCCTTCATGACCTTGATGGTGTTCATCAAGATCAGCAGCGCAATGGCCAGGATAATTCCGATTACAGGTATAGACATTGTGTTTATTCCTTAACAAAAAAGCACAAGAGCCAGCTAGCTTTTGTGCGGTGTTGGGTCCAGTGGTTCGACTTGCAACTCCAGTCCGTCGATGGCGCGGACTTTCAGTTTCTGATCTTTCTGGATGGCAACGTTGCTAGAGGCTTGCCAGGCTTCGCCTTCCAGCCAAACCCGACCCTGGCCGGTGAATGACTCCATTGCAACCGCAACGCTATTGAGGATGCTTTCCTCACCACTTACGGCACCGCGTTTCCGCAGTTTAACGAGGTAAGTCACCATCCAGAGCAAAAGCAAGCCAGCGATTAATCCGAATGAAATGACAAACGTGATGGAAATACCAAAACCGGGAACGCCGCTGTCGAAAGTCATGATGGCTCCAAATATGAATGCCACGATGCCGCCAAGGCCGAGTGCGCCAAAACTGGGTGCAAATGCCTCGGCCACGATCAGTACCAGCCCGACGAGAATCAGGGCAAGACCAGCATAGTTCACCGGAATAATTTGCAGGGCGTAAGCGGCGAGCAACAGACAGACGACGCCAACAACGCCGGGCACGACAGCGCCGGGGTTCCACCCTTCGAACATCAAGCCGTAGATTCCAACTATCATGAGCAATAGCGCGACCTGTGGGTTGGCGATCGTGCCCAAAAATTTCAGACGCCAACTGGGCTCGATGTTTTCGACGACCACATCGGTGGTATCAACGGTCATGGGGTTGTTGTTGACAGTCAGCTCCATGCCATTCACTTGCTCGAGCAGCGCATCCCGGTCTTCGGCTATCAAGTCGATGACATTTTGCTCCAGCGCTTCAGTGGCTGTCAGGGTAGCTGCGTCGCGGACTGCTCTTTCCGCCCAGTCGGCGTTTCGCCCATGTGTTTCGGCGAGGCCGCGAATGTAGGCGATTGCATCGTTAAGCACCTTGCGACCCATCGCTGTATCGGGCTCGGGTTGCTCGGGTGCTTCCGCCTCGTCGCTACTGTCCGGATTTGCGGTGTCATCGTCGGGTTGTTGTTCGTCCGGGCTGTCCGTAGCGAAATCCGGTGCGGGTTTGCCAGGCGAAAATGGTGAGGTCGAATCGTCGCCCCCTAAGGAAACGGGCGTAGCCGCACCCAGGTGTGTGGTTGGCGCCATTGCCGCAATGTGGCTGGCAAGCAGGATGTAGGTGCCGGCACTGTCCGCCCGTGCGCCGCCCGGAGCAACGTAGGTTGCTACTGGCACGTCAGAGCCAAGAATTGAACGAATGATATCCCGCATGGGCTCTACGAGCCCGCCCGGTGTATCCATGCGAAGAATAACCAACTGCGCTTGTTGCTCGTTGGCCGTTTGTATGCCCGCGATGACGTACTCGGATGTTGCTACACCCAGCGGACCTTCCAGTTCCAGCTGCACGACTTTGCCTGCACCATGAGCCAAACCTAACGGCAACAGGGCAAACAGGATGGCGAGGGCTTTCGCGGGTCCCGAGCAGAGATACTGACAAATGAGCTTCATGTTCACACTCCCATGATATCAGTAGCGAAGATCTCGCTGGAGATATCGTCTAAGGGCCACTTCTATGACGCTGGCACGCGTGGCATGCTTGTCCGATGTTCATACGATTCATCACAACCGGCGGCACCATCGACAAAATCTACTTCGACGCGATGAGTCGATTTGAAGTCGGTGAGACCCAAGTACACCACATTTTACAGGAAGGCCTCGTAGCCTTCGATTTCGACGTGGTCTCGTTGTTCCATAAAGACAGTCTGGAAATAACTGACGCAGACCGCAAGGTGCTTCGGGAGTTTATCGAGAAAGATGATGCGGATCGGTACGTTATCACCCACGGGACCGACACCATGACCGAGACAGCGGCAGAGCTTGTCGGGTTTTGCGGGAAAACCATCGTGCTTACGGGCGCGTTGAGCCCGGCGCGATTTCGCAGCACCGATGCTGTGTTCAATGTGGGAATGGCTGTAGCGGCTGCACAGGTTGCAGTGCCCGGCGTGTACCTCGCCATGAACGGACAGATTTTTCCTGCAGGCAAGGTGCGCAAGAATCGCGAAGCGAACCGTTTTGAAGCCAGTTCCGACCGTTGAATCCTGGCCAGAAACAACACTGCCGGCAAAAGCCGGCAGTGTGTTCGATCGGTTGGCGGTGAAAAACCTTAGCCGAGATCGAAGTTTATGCCCTGCGCCAACGGCAAATCGCTGCCCCAGTTTATAGTGTTGGTCTGGCGACGCATGTAGGCCTTCCATGAGTCCGACCCGGACTCGCGGCCGCCACCGGTTTCTTTCTCGCCGCCGAATGCGCCACCTATCTCTGCCCCCGAGGTGCCGATGTTGACGTTGGCGATGCCGCAATCCGAACCCAGATTGGACAGGAAGTATTCGGCATGCTGCATCTTGTCGGTAAAGATCGACGACGACAGCCCCTGGGCAACGCTGTTCTGTTTGGCAATTGCGTCGTCCAGATCAGAGGTTTCAATCAGGTAAAGGATTGGGCCGAAGGTTTCGGTCTTGACGATATCCCATTCATTCCTGGCTACAGCAATAACCGGTTCCATGAAATTGCCGGGACCGTCAATGCGCTTGCCGCCACAGAGAATTTCGCCACCGGCTGCTTTGACCGCTTCGATGGCTGCTTCTACACGTTCAATGGTCGATTCTTCAATAACCGGACCCATAAGTGTTTTTGGATCAAGCGGATCGCCAATGCGCACCTGCTTGTATGCCTTGACCAGACGTTCTTTCAATTCGTCCATGCGTGAAGAGTGCACGATAACCCGCCGGGTACTTGTACACCGCTGACCTGCGGTGCCCACCGCGCCGAAAACGATGCTCGGTACGGCAATATCGAGATTCGCGAATTCGTCGATAATGATCGCGTTATTGCCACCCAGTTCCAGCAGAGATTTGCCCATGCGTTGTGAAACGCGGGCACCGACTTTACAGCCCACGGCGGAAGAGCCTGTGAATGACACAAGATCGACGCGCTTGTCATCAACAAACTGTTGCGCGAGTTCGTTGCTGCCGTCGTTAATCAGGTAAAAGATATCGGGCAGGCCGCTATCCGCCAGTGCTTCCGCCATGATTTTCTGGGTCGCGACGCCACACAAGGGTGTCTTTGGTGAGGGCTTCCAGATGTTGACGTTGCCGCAGATAGAGGCGAGGCAGGCATTCCAGGCCGCGACCGCAACGGGAAAGTTGAATGCGGTAAGAATGCCGACGATACCGAGCGGGTGCCATTGTTCGTACATGCGGTGCTGCGGCCGTTCAGAGTGCATCGTGTAACCGTAGAGCATGCGCGACTGACCAACCGCGAAATCCGCGATATCGATCATTTCCTGAAC
The DNA window shown above is from Woeseia oceani and carries:
- a CDS encoding NfeD family protein, translated to MKLICQYLCSGPAKALAILFALLPLGLAHGAGKVVQLELEGPLGVATSEYVIAGIQTANEQQAQLVILRMDTPGGLVEPMRDIIRSILGSDVPVATYVAPGGARADSAGTYILLASHIAAMAPTTHLGAATPVSLGGDDSTSPFSPGKPAPDFATDSPDEQQPDDDTANPDSSDEAEAPEQPEPDTAMGRKVLNDAIAYIRGLAETHGRNADWAERAVRDAATLTATEALEQNVIDLIAEDRDALLEQVNGMELTVNNNPMTVDTTDVVVENIEPSWRLKFLGTIANPQVALLLMIVGIYGLMFEGWNPGAVVPGVVGVVCLLLAAYALQIIPVNYAGLALILVGLVLIVAEAFAPSFGALGLGGIVAFIFGAIMTFDSGVPGFGISITFVISFGLIAGLLLLWMVTYLVKLRKRGAVSGEESILNSVAVAMESFTGQGRVWLEGEAWQASSNVAIQKDQKLKVRAIDGLELQVEPLDPTPHKS
- a CDS encoding asparaginase domain-containing protein, yielding MFIRFITTGGTIDKIYFDAMSRFEVGETQVHHILQEGLVAFDFDVVSLFHKDSLEITDADRKVLREFIEKDDADRYVITHGTDTMTETAAELVGFCGKTIVLTGALSPARFRSTDAVFNVGMAVAAAQVAVPGVYLAMNGQIFPAGKVRKNREANRFEASSDR
- the amaB gene encoding L-piperidine-6-carboxylate dehydrogenase; translated protein: MKDILKRLGLEDINAGTWSGSRSTQSDTAPLIDSINPSNGERIASVRSTTPAEYEQVMANARAAYLEWRKVPAPLRGDAIRRVGNALRDNKDALGSLVTLEMGKIKAEGDGEVQEMIDIADFAVGQSRMLYGYTMHSERPQHRMYEQWHPLGIVGILTAFNFPVAVAAWNACLASICGNVNIWKPSPKTPLCGVATQKIMAEALADSGLPDIFYLINDGSNELAQQFVDDKRVDLVSFTGSSAVGCKVGARVSQRMGKSLLELGGNNAIIIDEFANLDIAVPSIVFGAVGTAGQRCTSTRRVIVHSSRMDELKERLVKAYKQVRIGDPLDPKTLMGPVIEESTIERVEAAIEAVKAAGGEILCGGKRIDGPGNFMEPVIAVARNEWDIVKTETFGPILYLIETSDLDDAIAKQNSVAQGLSSSIFTDKMQHAEYFLSNLGSDCGIANVNIGTSGAEIGGAFGGEKETGGGRESGSDSWKAYMRRQTNTINWGSDLPLAQGINFDLG